The following proteins come from a genomic window of Pyxidicoccus sp. MSG2:
- a CDS encoding PEGA domain-containing protein yields the protein MKALVLALLPALALAAPPPAKRISSLVVPMDPASESASVKMEGYMNDALGNFASFTVRKPEELFGMPEDTAAKASLDKARKGLSESVAAFDKKEYEEAEKKIRATLKALESAAGAMRGCSPLCESLALYGALLHLRGDVEEAKLALMDLIALNPTFELNPKRFGRDYLALRVQVATGRTSQLRGGATVKSRPAGARVFLDGELVGHTPATLSTLPIGKHLLRLERPGFRQHGQLLEVTPDDVEVSADLVPTPEYKAYDVQLDRVAGEVIRGASKASGVTAMGQSLNLERAMVGTLKALEDGSELSLSYYDIQSGKRIGGRRVVLQGDEFGQLKNELERMVNQLVNTGGEKVSKSSDPLDNRGGTEDWSAEDRGGKTKAAEKKKKDDDPLNEVSGTEDW from the coding sequence ATGAAAGCCCTTGTCCTCGCCCTCCTCCCCGCGCTGGCCCTGGCAGCCCCGCCTCCCGCGAAGCGCATCTCCAGCCTCGTCGTGCCCATGGACCCGGCCTCCGAGTCCGCGAGCGTGAAGATGGAGGGCTACATGAACGACGCCCTCGGCAACTTCGCGAGCTTCACCGTGCGCAAGCCCGAGGAGCTGTTCGGCATGCCGGAGGACACCGCGGCCAAGGCGTCCCTGGACAAGGCGCGCAAGGGCCTGTCGGAGAGCGTCGCCGCCTTCGACAAGAAGGAGTACGAGGAGGCGGAGAAGAAGATCCGCGCCACCCTCAAGGCGCTGGAGTCCGCGGCGGGCGCCATGCGCGGCTGCTCGCCCCTGTGTGAGTCGCTGGCCCTCTACGGCGCGCTGCTGCACCTGCGCGGCGACGTGGAGGAGGCGAAGCTGGCGCTGATGGACCTGATTGCCCTCAACCCCACCTTCGAGCTGAACCCTAAGCGCTTCGGCCGGGACTACCTCGCCCTGCGCGTGCAGGTGGCCACCGGCCGCACCTCGCAGCTGCGCGGCGGAGCCACGGTGAAGTCGCGGCCCGCGGGCGCGCGGGTGTTCCTGGACGGGGAGCTGGTGGGCCACACGCCGGCGACGCTGTCCACGCTGCCCATCGGCAAGCACCTCCTGCGACTGGAGCGCCCTGGCTTCCGCCAGCACGGGCAGCTGCTGGAGGTGACGCCGGACGACGTGGAGGTGAGCGCGGACCTGGTGCCCACACCCGAGTACAAGGCCTATGACGTGCAGTTGGACCGCGTGGCAGGCGAGGTGATTCGCGGCGCGTCGAAGGCCTCCGGCGTGACGGCCATGGGCCAGTCGCTCAACCTGGAGCGCGCCATGGTGGGCACGCTGAAGGCGCTGGAGGACGGCTCGGAGCTGTCGCTGAGCTACTACGACATCCAGAGCGGCAAGCGGATTGGCGGCCGGCGCGTGGTGCTCCAGGGCGACGAGTTCGGCCAGCTGAAGAACGAGCTGGAGCGCATGGTGAACCAGCTGGTGAACACGGGCGGCGAGAAGGTGTCGAAAAGCTCGGACCCGCTGGACAACCGCGGCGGCACCGAGGACTGGAGCGCCGAGGACCGCGGCGGCAAGACGAAGGCCGCGGAGAAGAAGAAGAAAGACGACGACCCGCTGAACGAGGTGTCCGGAACCGAGGATTGGTGA
- a CDS encoding DNA gyrase/topoisomerase IV subunit A codes for MLAEADSKTRKKQGAGGGGGGGGGSAAGGGGGENSVPASLADEARRRYINYALSVITSRALPDVRDGLKPVQRRILFGMYHDHHLTHDAKYQKSAKVVGSVMGQYHPHGDASIYEALVRMAQDFSLRYPLVDGHGNFGSMDGDGAAAMRYTECRLATLASELLKELGRKTVAFRPTYDGSLQEPVVIPARVPQLLMNGTTGIAVGMATNIPPHHLGELVDALVALIEDPKLVTKDLMKWVKGPDFPTGAQVLNSKPELREIYETGQGSIRIRGEYKLEDLKRGGQQIVVTSIPYTVNKSTLVAKIGELVRERKMPLITDVRDESTKDVRIVMELKKDANSELVMAYLYKQTALQTNFGVNMTCLVPNKDNPEICTPERLDLKSILQYFLDFRFDVVTKRFQHELGELQRRVHILEGFEKVYDALDEMIKIIRASDGKQDAAKKLIARFKLDELQVDAILEMKLYKLARLEILVVEKELKEKRAEIKRIEAILRDKKKVWSTVKDELTELKTQYNDKRRTRIGGAGSEEMEFSEEALIADEDAHVVLTRDGWVKRMREVKDPSATRLREGDAVMAVLAGSLKSNLVLFSNFGTAYVTRFNDVPASSGYGEPVQKFFKFDDGERVVAALSLDARLPRTEKLIGVTKHGLGMRFLLEPHLEVSTRAGRRYAKTGEGDEIIGVQPVGEKDLLAVLTRKTNALVCKVAEVNELAGPGKGVTVIKVDEGDGVVDFLVTPPSQKDAKLEFETQKGRQLHLSPTKYEVTGRGGKGREMSKRDAVEKVARPIAFIQLPEKKD; via the coding sequence ATGCTCGCAGAAGCCGATTCGAAGACGCGAAAGAAGCAGGGGGCCGGGGGTGGCGGCGGCGGTGGCGGTGGCTCCGCGGCCGGTGGCGGCGGTGGGGAGAACTCCGTCCCGGCCTCGCTGGCTGACGAGGCGCGTCGCCGGTACATCAACTACGCCCTCTCCGTCATCACCTCGCGCGCCCTGCCGGACGTGCGGGACGGCCTCAAGCCGGTGCAGCGCCGCATCCTCTTCGGCATGTACCACGACCACCACCTCACCCATGACGCGAAGTACCAGAAGTCCGCCAAGGTGGTGGGCAGCGTCATGGGCCAGTACCACCCGCACGGCGACGCCTCCATCTACGAGGCCCTCGTACGCATGGCGCAGGACTTCTCCCTGCGCTACCCGCTGGTGGACGGCCACGGCAACTTCGGCTCCATGGACGGCGATGGCGCCGCGGCCATGCGCTACACCGAGTGCCGCCTGGCGACCCTGGCCAGCGAGCTGCTCAAGGAGCTGGGCCGCAAGACGGTCGCCTTCCGGCCCACCTATGACGGCTCGCTCCAGGAGCCCGTCGTCATCCCCGCCCGCGTGCCGCAGCTGTTGATGAACGGCACCACCGGCATCGCCGTGGGCATGGCCACCAACATCCCGCCGCACCACCTGGGCGAGCTGGTGGACGCGCTGGTGGCGCTCATCGAAGACCCGAAGCTCGTCACCAAGGACCTGATGAAGTGGGTCAAGGGGCCGGACTTCCCCACGGGCGCACAGGTGCTCAACAGCAAGCCCGAGCTGCGCGAAATCTACGAGACGGGCCAGGGCAGCATCCGCATCCGCGGCGAGTACAAGCTGGAGGACCTGAAGCGCGGCGGCCAGCAGATTGTCGTCACCTCCATCCCGTACACGGTCAACAAGTCCACCCTGGTCGCCAAGATTGGCGAGCTGGTGCGCGAGCGGAAGATGCCGCTCATCACCGACGTGCGCGACGAGTCCACCAAGGACGTGCGCATCGTCATGGAGCTGAAGAAGGACGCCAACTCCGAGCTGGTGATGGCGTACCTCTACAAGCAGACAGCGCTGCAGACGAACTTCGGCGTCAACATGACGTGCCTCGTCCCCAACAAGGACAACCCCGAGATCTGCACCCCGGAGCGCCTGGACCTCAAGTCCATCCTCCAGTACTTCCTCGACTTCCGCTTCGACGTCGTCACCAAGCGCTTCCAGCACGAGCTGGGCGAGCTGCAGCGGCGCGTCCACATCCTCGAGGGCTTCGAGAAGGTCTACGACGCGCTCGACGAGATGATCAAGATCATCCGCGCGTCCGACGGGAAGCAGGACGCGGCGAAGAAGCTCATTGCCCGCTTCAAGCTGGACGAGCTCCAGGTGGACGCCATCCTGGAGATGAAGCTCTACAAGCTGGCCCGCCTCGAAATCCTCGTCGTGGAGAAGGAGCTCAAGGAGAAGCGCGCGGAGATCAAGCGCATCGAGGCCATCCTCCGGGACAAGAAGAAGGTCTGGAGCACCGTCAAGGACGAGCTGACGGAGCTGAAGACGCAGTACAACGACAAGCGCCGCACCCGCATCGGCGGCGCGGGCTCCGAGGAGATGGAGTTCAGCGAGGAGGCCCTCATCGCGGACGAGGACGCCCACGTGGTCCTCACCCGCGACGGCTGGGTCAAGCGCATGCGCGAGGTGAAGGACCCCTCCGCCACCCGCCTGCGCGAGGGCGACGCCGTCATGGCGGTGCTGGCCGGCAGCCTCAAGTCCAACCTGGTGCTGTTCAGCAACTTCGGTACCGCGTACGTCACCCGCTTCAACGACGTGCCCGCCTCCTCGGGCTACGGCGAGCCGGTGCAGAAGTTCTTCAAGTTCGACGACGGTGAGCGGGTCGTGGCCGCCCTGTCGCTCGACGCGCGGCTGCCCCGCACCGAGAAGCTGATTGGCGTGACGAAGCACGGCCTGGGCATGCGCTTCCTGCTGGAGCCGCACCTGGAGGTGTCCACGCGCGCCGGCCGCCGCTACGCGAAGACAGGCGAGGGCGACGAAATCATCGGCGTGCAGCCGGTGGGCGAGAAGGACCTGCTCGCGGTGCTCACGCGCAAGACGAATGCGCTGGTGTGCAAGGTGGCCGAGGTGAACGAGCTGGCGGGGCCCGGCAAGGGCGTCACCGTCATCAAGGTGGACGAGGGCGACGGCGTGGTGGACTTCCTCGTCACCCCGCCGAGCCAGAAGGACGCGAAGCTCGAGTTCGAGACGCAGAAGGGCCGCCAGCTGCACCTGTCCCCGACGAAGTACGAGGTGACGGGCCGCGGCGGCAAGGGCCGCGAGATGTCCAAGCGCGACGCGGTGGAGAAGGTGGCCCGGCCCATCGCCTTCATCCAGTTGCCCGAGAAGAAGGACTAG
- a CDS encoding MBL fold metallo-hydrolase codes for MRNPYVRQLKLGPMDNFVYLVGPAHSDEVLVVDPAWDVEAIERVVKEERKRLVGAFVSHCHFDHINGLPDLLTRHDVPVYAQREEVQFSAELRELGDALRPVGPGDVVKVGTEDFQALHTPGHTPGSHCLLAGDALVSGDTVFINGCGRCDMNGGNPEEMYRSLSQVLLKVPDTAKLWPGHDYADVPVTSMAEVRKKNPYFAFHDVASFVAFRMRPRK; via the coding sequence ATGCGCAATCCGTACGTGCGGCAGCTCAAGCTCGGGCCCATGGACAACTTCGTGTACCTGGTGGGGCCGGCCCACTCGGACGAGGTGCTGGTGGTGGACCCGGCGTGGGACGTGGAGGCGATTGAACGGGTGGTGAAGGAGGAGAGGAAGCGGCTCGTCGGCGCTTTCGTCTCGCACTGTCACTTCGACCACATCAACGGGCTGCCCGATTTGCTGACGCGGCATGACGTGCCGGTGTACGCGCAGCGCGAGGAGGTCCAGTTCTCCGCCGAGCTGCGTGAACTGGGTGACGCGCTGCGTCCGGTGGGGCCTGGGGACGTGGTGAAGGTGGGGACGGAGGACTTCCAGGCGTTGCACACGCCGGGGCACACGCCGGGTTCGCACTGCCTGCTGGCGGGGGATGCGCTGGTGTCCGGGGACACGGTGTTCATCAACGGCTGCGGCCGGTGCGACATGAACGGCGGCAACCCGGAGGAGATGTACCGCTCGCTGTCCCAGGTGCTCCTGAAGGTGCCGGACACCGCGAAGCTGTGGCCGGGGCACGACTACGCGGACGTGCCGGTGACGTCCATGGCCGAGGTGCGCAAGAAGAACCCGTACTTCGCCTTCCACGACGTGGCCTCGTTCGTGGCCTTCCGGATGCGGCCGAGGAAGTAG
- a CDS encoding DNA gyrase/topoisomerase IV subunit B, with amino-acid sequence MATKKESYTGADIQVLEGLEPVRKRPAMYIGGTDSTGYHHLLWEILDNSVDEVINGFATTVEVTLHKDGRSITVVDNGRGIPVDIMPKHKKPAVEVILTTLHSGGKFEQGSYIHSGGLHGVGSSVVNALSRKLVVEIKKDGKKHVQNYARGRATTPLKVEGPCRGTGTSTTFEPDPEIFGEKLKFDAETVRERLEAKSYLHKGMIVIWKDETAHPHTHVTYKHDGGIAEYLTKVVAERQKPMVPPGSATFYHSRDNGVRLEASLAWTEATDEHIRSYVNGIPTNLGGTHEGGLRGAVVKAVRNYIETHNLTPKGVTLTAEDIREGMVAILSTYVVEPQFQGQTKGRLNNPEVTAQVDGVLRPALEKWLNDNKSIAEAVVARIILAARAREASRAASQAISRKTAVSHRLNLPGKLADCSSTDPGQSELFIVEGDSAGGSAKQGRDRRTQAILPLRGKVLNAEQASTDKVTTNKELQDIVSALGCGIGTDFDITKLRYGRVFLLMDADSDGHHIATLLLTFFYRHLRPLIEGGTIHIAQPPLYRVDIGKETYWALDEADRDRIIREKTKGNAKPNIMRFKGLGEMTPDELKETTLDPKNRMSLRVIIDNPLDTDRLINDLMGKDVSARFKFIMERASEVQELDV; translated from the coding sequence ATGGCGACGAAGAAGGAAAGCTACACAGGCGCCGACATCCAGGTCCTCGAGGGCCTGGAGCCCGTGCGCAAGCGCCCCGCGATGTACATCGGCGGCACCGACAGCACGGGCTATCACCATCTGCTGTGGGAAATCCTCGACAACTCGGTGGACGAGGTCATCAACGGCTTCGCGACCACCGTGGAAGTGACGCTCCACAAGGACGGGCGCAGCATCACCGTGGTGGACAACGGGCGCGGCATCCCCGTGGACATCATGCCCAAGCACAAGAAGCCGGCCGTGGAGGTCATCCTCACGACGCTTCACTCGGGCGGCAAGTTCGAGCAGGGCAGCTACATCCACTCGGGCGGCCTGCACGGCGTGGGCAGCTCGGTGGTGAATGCGCTCTCGCGCAAGCTCGTCGTGGAGATCAAGAAGGACGGCAAGAAGCACGTACAGAACTACGCGCGCGGCCGGGCCACCACCCCGCTGAAGGTGGAGGGCCCCTGCCGCGGCACGGGCACGTCCACCACCTTCGAGCCGGACCCCGAAATCTTCGGCGAGAAGCTGAAGTTCGACGCGGAGACGGTGCGCGAGCGGCTGGAGGCCAAGAGCTACCTGCACAAGGGCATGATCGTCATCTGGAAGGACGAGACGGCCCACCCGCACACCCATGTGACGTACAAGCACGACGGCGGCATCGCCGAGTACCTCACCAAGGTGGTGGCGGAGCGGCAGAAGCCGATGGTGCCTCCGGGCAGCGCGACGTTCTACCACTCGCGTGACAACGGGGTGCGGCTGGAGGCCTCGCTGGCGTGGACGGAGGCCACGGACGAGCACATCCGCTCGTACGTCAACGGCATCCCCACCAACCTGGGCGGCACGCACGAAGGCGGCCTGCGCGGCGCCGTCGTGAAGGCGGTGCGCAACTACATCGAGACGCACAACCTGACGCCCAAGGGCGTGACGCTCACCGCGGAGGACATCCGCGAGGGCATGGTGGCCATCCTCTCCACCTACGTGGTGGAGCCCCAGTTCCAGGGCCAGACGAAGGGCCGCCTCAACAACCCCGAAGTCACGGCCCAGGTGGACGGCGTGCTCCGTCCGGCGCTGGAGAAGTGGCTCAACGACAACAAGTCCATCGCCGAGGCGGTGGTGGCCCGCATCATCCTCGCCGCCCGTGCGCGCGAGGCCAGCCGGGCCGCGTCCCAGGCCATCAGCCGCAAGACGGCCGTCAGCCACCGGCTCAACCTGCCGGGCAAGCTGGCGGACTGCTCCTCGACCGACCCGGGGCAGAGCGAGCTGTTCATCGTCGAGGGTGACTCCGCAGGCGGCTCCGCGAAGCAGGGCCGCGACAGGCGCACCCAGGCCATCCTCCCGCTGCGCGGCAAGGTGCTCAACGCGGAGCAGGCGTCCACGGACAAGGTGACGACGAACAAGGAACTGCAGGACATCGTCTCCGCGCTGGGCTGCGGCATCGGCACGGACTTCGACATCACCAAGCTGCGCTACGGGCGCGTCTTCCTGCTGATGGACGCGGACAGCGACGGCCACCACATCGCCACGCTGCTGCTCACCTTCTTCTACCGGCACCTGCGCCCGCTGATTGAGGGCGGCACCATCCACATCGCCCAGCCACCCCTGTACCGGGTGGACATTGGCAAGGAGACGTACTGGGCGCTGGACGAGGCCGACAGGGATCGCATCATCCGGGAGAAGACCAAGGGCAACGCGAAGCCGAACATCATGCGCTTCAAGGGCCTGGGTGAGATGACGCCGGACGAGCTGAAGGAGACGACGCTCGACCCCAAGAACCGGATGAGCCTGCGCGTCATCATCGACAACCCGCTCGACACGGACCGCCTCATCAACGACCTGATGGGTAAGGACGTGAGCGCCCGCTTCAAGTTCATCATGGAGCGCGCCAGCGAGGTCCAGGAACTGGACGTCTAG
- a CDS encoding PEGA domain-containing protein has protein sequence MNTFRRFALLLALLLAVLPAHAQTTRKKASKKKPAVTKVMKKKKAPSKKKKVPAAEETETADTGDVASPEPMVFGDPDEKPATPAEHETPVTPLEKPATPAVATPVTPEPTPAVVKPVLEKPALLTASGQVVLFAVARTPAAADAAAKLEGELLRHLGTGVELVDLGAAFPPPAPVPLTKADTLFEEGRTAYDNLDPEAAEAKFKAAAEAYTQAPAELSTERLAQAYVFLGASRQLNGDMMGAKEAFTHAAVAEPTARPDSALFSQEVQKAYDEARSAVRGLPSGTLAVDSQPAGAEVRVRGQKVGVTPMRAVEVPAGQHPVIVQLPGYAPYATYAEVKSSAPTELKAKLEPAPGLAAVRDAAAKAATERAFDQDIVPAEARAIGERLGARYVVLAAVSRDKKGRAEAELQAWDLKSKARLRGVEIELASREGKHGPVAAADQVRDFVNGATAPRVSERSGGSGNSLLKRPAFWAVVGGVAAVTAGAVFVATQDKGSGWNPVSGGVGF, from the coding sequence GTGAACACGTTCCGCCGATTTGCCCTGCTCCTCGCGTTGCTCCTGGCCGTCCTCCCCGCGCACGCCCAGACCACCCGGAAGAAGGCCAGCAAGAAGAAGCCGGCCGTCACCAAGGTGATGAAGAAGAAGAAGGCACCGTCCAAGAAGAAGAAGGTGCCAGCCGCCGAGGAGACCGAGACGGCGGACACCGGTGACGTGGCGTCGCCGGAGCCCATGGTCTTCGGAGATCCCGACGAGAAGCCCGCCACGCCCGCGGAGCACGAGACGCCGGTGACGCCGCTGGAGAAGCCGGCGACGCCCGCCGTGGCCACCCCGGTGACGCCGGAGCCCACGCCCGCCGTGGTGAAGCCCGTCCTGGAGAAGCCGGCCCTGCTGACGGCCTCCGGCCAGGTGGTGCTGTTCGCCGTGGCGCGCACGCCCGCGGCCGCGGACGCGGCGGCGAAGCTGGAAGGCGAGCTGCTGCGCCACCTGGGCACCGGCGTGGAGCTGGTGGACCTGGGAGCGGCCTTCCCGCCGCCGGCGCCCGTGCCGCTGACGAAGGCGGACACCCTCTTCGAGGAGGGCCGCACCGCCTACGACAACCTGGACCCCGAGGCCGCGGAGGCCAAGTTCAAGGCGGCGGCGGAGGCCTACACGCAGGCCCCGGCCGAGCTGAGCACGGAGCGGCTGGCGCAGGCGTACGTCTTCCTGGGCGCCTCGCGGCAGCTCAACGGGGACATGATGGGCGCGAAGGAGGCCTTCACCCACGCCGCGGTGGCCGAGCCCACCGCCCGTCCGGACAGCGCCCTCTTCAGCCAGGAAGTGCAGAAGGCCTACGACGAGGCCCGCTCCGCCGTGAGGGGGCTGCCCTCGGGCACGCTGGCGGTGGACTCGCAGCCGGCCGGCGCCGAGGTGCGGGTGCGCGGCCAGAAGGTGGGCGTCACGCCCATGAGGGCCGTGGAGGTGCCCGCCGGCCAGCACCCCGTGATTGTGCAGCTTCCCGGCTACGCGCCCTACGCCACGTACGCGGAGGTGAAGTCCTCCGCGCCCACCGAGCTGAAGGCGAAGCTGGAGCCCGCGCCGGGCCTGGCCGCCGTGCGCGACGCCGCCGCCAAGGCCGCGACCGAGCGGGCCTTCGACCAGGACATCGTCCCCGCCGAGGCGCGCGCGATTGGCGAGCGGCTGGGCGCCCGCTACGTGGTGCTGGCCGCGGTGTCCCGCGACAAGAAGGGCCGCGCCGAGGCGGAGCTGCAGGCGTGGGACTTGAAGTCCAAGGCGCGGCTGCGCGGCGTGGAAATCGAGCTGGCGTCGCGCGAAGGGAAGCACGGCCCGGTGGCCGCGGCGGACCAGGTGCGCGACTTCGTCAACGGCGCCACGGCGCCCCGCGTTTCGGAGCGCAGCGGCGGCTCGGGCAACTCGCTGCTGAAGCGGCCCGCGTTCTGGGCCGTGGTGGGCGGCGTGGCGGCGGTGACGGCGGGCGCCGTGTTCGTGGCCACCCAGGACAAGGGCAGCGGCTGGAATCCCGTGTCCGGCGGCGTCGGTTTCTAG